Proteins encoded by one window of Rhodospirillales bacterium RIFCSPLOWO2_02_FULL_58_16:
- a CDS encoding Rossman fold protein, TIGR00730 family, translating to MTEISSICLFCGSKTGNDPAYRKAAERLGGAVAERGMRLVYGGGGIGLMGVAVEAALTAGGEVIGVIPEFLMRYEVGKPGISELIVVNSMHERKRVMFEKSDAFVILPGGLGTLDEAIEVITWKQLQLHAKPVVLIDAGGYWKPLKDLVAHVVLAGFAHPAVAELFTIVNSVDEVFDAIASAPEPRIEVLTDHL from the coding sequence ATGACCGAAATATCTTCCATCTGCCTTTTTTGCGGCTCCAAGACGGGGAACGATCCGGCCTACCGCAAGGCCGCCGAACGGCTGGGCGGAGCCGTCGCCGAAAGGGGCATGCGCCTGGTCTACGGCGGCGGCGGCATCGGTCTGATGGGTGTCGCGGTGGAAGCGGCGCTGACCGCCGGCGGCGAGGTTATCGGGGTGATCCCCGAGTTTCTGATGCGCTACGAAGTGGGCAAGCCCGGCATCAGCGAACTGATCGTCGTCAACAGCATGCACGAGCGCAAGCGCGTCATGTTTGAGAAGTCGGACGCCTTCGTCATCCTGCCGGGAGGGCTGGGAACCCTGGACGAGGCGATTGAGGTGATCACCTGGAAGCAACTGCAACTCCACGCCAAGCCTGTGGTGTTGATCGACGCCGGCGGCTACTGGAAGCCGTTGAAGGATTTGGTCGCCCACGTCGTCCTTGCGGGATTCGCCCACCCCGCCGTTGCCGAACTGTTCACCATCGTAAACAGCGTCGATGAGGTCTTTGACGCCATCGCCTCGGCCCCCGAACCCAGGATCGAGGTGCTGACCGATCATCTTTGA